One segment of Phenylobacterium koreense DNA contains the following:
- a CDS encoding RNA polymerase sigma factor yields the protein MELVGTCAWGAADARPRVASLGVSDRPLAVQAGPLRDGLTRYFRNRVPDPHEADDLVQEVFARIVARDSEEPVGHLGGYVFAIAANVLADRARRRFARRAEAHVEFNPDSHGDEDVDPHRILAAKEDLRGAIEALLALPLRTRRIFILRRLEGRTSREVAEQLGISVSAVEKHMVRAVQHLSVVRKGRK from the coding sequence ATGGAACTGGTCGGTACATGCGCCTGGGGAGCGGCCGACGCCCGGCCTCGCGTTGCGAGTCTCGGCGTGAGCGATAGACCTTTAGCTGTTCAGGCTGGGCCGCTGCGAGACGGCCTTACCCGCTATTTCAGAAACCGAGTGCCGGACCCGCACGAGGCGGACGACCTCGTCCAGGAAGTATTTGCTCGGATTGTAGCTCGCGACAGTGAAGAGCCGGTCGGCCATCTTGGCGGGTACGTGTTCGCGATCGCCGCCAATGTTCTGGCCGACCGTGCGCGTCGCCGCTTTGCCCGCAGGGCCGAGGCCCATGTGGAGTTCAATCCCGACAGCCATGGCGACGAGGATGTAGATCCTCATCGCATCTTGGCTGCAAAGGAAGATCTTCGCGGCGCGATCGAAGCCTTGCTGGCTCTGCCGCTTAGGACCCGGAGAATATTCATCCTGCGGCGCCTTGAAGGGCGGACTTCGCGCGAAGTGGCCGAGCAGCTGGGCATTTCGGTCAGCGCTGTCGAGAAGCATATGGTGCGCGCCGTGCAGCATCTGAGTGTTGTCCGGAAGGGACGGAAGTGA